One Cryobacterium psychrophilum DNA segment encodes these proteins:
- a CDS encoding GntR family transcriptional regulator → MIITLSGSAPPTDQIHDQIHGLVATGRLAANERLPSVRQLAKDLCVATGTVAKAYRALEAEGFLVSRTGSGTRVSPTASTTARPVLEAARRLAGASTRAGTSLDDTIRILRATWPVAPGADTTKQNRS, encoded by the coding sequence ATGATTATCACCTTGTCCGGGTCCGCGCCACCGACGGATCAGATTCACGACCAGATCCACGGGCTGGTCGCGACCGGTCGGCTGGCGGCCAACGAACGCCTCCCCTCAGTGCGCCAGCTCGCCAAAGACCTCTGTGTTGCCACGGGTACCGTCGCAAAGGCCTATCGAGCGTTGGAAGCCGAGGGCTTCCTCGTCAGCCGAACCGGCAGCGGAACCCGCGTCAGCCCCACCGCGTCCACGACAGCCCGACCCGTGCTCGAAGCCGCCCGCCGCCTCGCTGGTGCCAGTACCCGTGCCGGCACCAGCCTCGACGACACGATTCGTATCCTCCGCGCCACCTGGCCGGTCGCGCCCGGAGCCGACACGACAAAACAGAACAGGTCATGA
- a CDS encoding type II toxin-antitoxin system death-on-curing family toxin, translating to MIYLTYADLLYVGQRVLGGDMPVRDQGLLESALARPRASAFGGDAYGSLNEKAAALTHSLARNHGLIDGNKRLSLAALIAFLGLNGRRLTWSNDDAYEFIMDVASGRLDDVSDIADRIALGSEER from the coding sequence GTGATCTATCTCACCTACGCGGATCTCCTCTACGTTGGGCAGCGAGTTCTTGGAGGAGACATGCCGGTTCGGGACCAGGGACTGCTTGAGTCAGCGCTGGCCCGTCCACGCGCGAGCGCGTTCGGAGGAGACGCCTACGGGAGTCTCAATGAGAAGGCCGCGGCGCTGACGCATTCCTTGGCCCGCAATCACGGACTGATTGACGGCAACAAGCGGCTGAGTCTCGCTGCCTTGATCGCCTTCCTCGGTCTGAACGGACGACGGTTGACCTGGTCCAATGATGATGCCTACGAATTCATCATGGATGTGGCTTCCGGGCGCCTTGATGACGTTTCCGATATCGCTGACCGAATTGCGCTGGGCAGCGAAGAGCGCTGA
- a CDS encoding ribbon-helix-helix protein, CopG family: MPMTLRLTDAEADALRRRAEYECRSMQDVVKQAVREYVENHSRQDLLSSVLDEQLPRYAEALERLGK; encoded by the coding sequence ATGCCAATGACCCTTCGCTTGACTGATGCTGAGGCGGACGCCCTGCGTCGACGCGCCGAATATGAGTGCCGATCCATGCAGGACGTCGTCAAGCAGGCGGTGCGGGAATACGTCGAGAATCACAGTCGCCAGGACCTCCTGAGCAGTGTTCTCGACGAGCAGCTCCCGCGCTACGCCGAAGCGCTTGAACGTCTCGGAAAGTGA
- a CDS encoding alcohol dehydrogenase family protein has protein sequence MTQRQSVQAFHAHAASMTAVVTTGVGDFDRLVMSEVPKPAAGPGEVLVQVLAAGVNNTDINTRLGWYSSTVSTATNESSDGIDGLGAGRTDGGWNGATPFPLIQGTDCCGRVVAVGTGGDEAVVGARVLIRSCMPLGDGADSHETEWLGSDRDGAFAQFTVVRARDVFPVESTWSDAELATIPCAYGTAENMVSRAGITVGTRVLVPGASGGVGSAVVQLAKRRGAYVIGIASAAKRDRVLEIGADEVLERGTDPVVQLGAQSVDVVIDNVAGSGFGSMLALLRHGGVYVTSGAIAGPIVELDLRTLYLGDLRLIGCTAWDEHVFADVVSYVERGEIRPLLERTYPMSDIVTAQRDFLEKRHVGNVVLIPPTLSN, from the coding sequence ATGACCCAACGGCAGAGCGTTCAAGCCTTCCACGCGCACGCGGCGAGCATGACCGCCGTCGTCACCACGGGTGTTGGAGACTTCGACCGGCTCGTTATGAGCGAGGTCCCCAAGCCGGCGGCCGGACCGGGAGAGGTTCTCGTTCAGGTGCTCGCGGCTGGCGTCAACAACACCGACATCAATACCCGGCTCGGCTGGTATTCGTCGACCGTATCGACCGCCACCAACGAATCATCCGACGGGATCGATGGTCTGGGAGCAGGTCGCACTGACGGAGGCTGGAACGGGGCCACACCGTTTCCGCTGATCCAGGGCACAGACTGCTGTGGCCGTGTCGTCGCCGTCGGCACCGGGGGCGACGAGGCCGTCGTCGGTGCCCGGGTGCTCATTCGTTCGTGCATGCCGCTCGGCGACGGGGCAGATTCCCACGAGACGGAGTGGCTCGGGTCTGATCGTGACGGCGCATTCGCTCAGTTCACCGTCGTTCGCGCCCGCGACGTGTTCCCGGTCGAGAGCACGTGGAGCGATGCAGAGCTCGCAACGATTCCCTGTGCGTATGGCACCGCGGAGAATATGGTGAGCCGTGCCGGGATCACCGTGGGCACGCGCGTGCTCGTTCCCGGAGCATCCGGGGGCGTTGGATCGGCCGTCGTGCAGCTTGCGAAACGACGTGGCGCGTACGTCATCGGGATCGCGAGCGCCGCGAAACGCGACCGTGTGCTCGAGATCGGTGCCGACGAGGTGCTTGAGCGGGGAACGGACCCGGTTGTGCAGCTGGGTGCCCAGAGCGTCGACGTCGTGATCGACAACGTCGCCGGCAGCGGGTTTGGCAGCATGCTCGCCCTGCTGCGTCACGGAGGCGTCTATGTGACGTCGGGTGCAATCGCCGGCCCGATCGTCGAACTTGACCTGCGCACGCTCTACCTGGGCGACCTGCGGCTCATCGGGTGCACCGCCTGGGATGAGCATGTGTTTGCCGACGTCGTTTCGTACGTCGAACGCGGCGAGATCCGCCCGCTGCTCGAGCGCACCTACCCGATGAGCGACATTGTCACCGCGCAGCGAGACTTTCTTGAAAAGCGCCACGTCGGAAACGTCGTCCTGATTCCGCCAACGTTGAGCAACTGA
- a CDS encoding HNH endonuclease, whose product MSRGGRYTLDNIVPACGACNASKSNDEVTSWMRRKKLDERRFLVRLVEVRAALTLKPDAATP is encoded by the coding sequence ATTTCCCGGGGTGGGCGATACACCCTCGACAACATCGTTCCGGCGTGCGGCGCCTGCAACGCAAGCAAGAGCAACGACGAGGTGACGAGCTGGATGCGCCGCAAGAAGTTGGATGAGCGCCGCTTTCTCGTGCGGTTAGTCGAGGTGCGGGCCGCACTGACCCTGAAACCGGATGCTGCCACGCCCTGA
- a CDS encoding aldo/keto reductase has protein sequence MLPRPDLNVVSVSEREPAAVFAAPDERRVIAAGVFNSGLLSRARPLPGATNNNAAAPHDLLRRVDALIDVLEQRAVTLPQAAIAFPLHNSAVASVVLRMRTAAQANENCDLHETAIEPSLCGERRGAGLLGWGRARRFPTVELVLRRFGTSVLRVRVALAALLAAN, from the coding sequence ATGCTGCCACGCCCTGACCTGAACGTGGTGTCCGTCAGTGAGCGTGAGCCGGCGGCCGTGTTCGCCGCCCCCGACGAAAGGCGCGTCATCGCTGCGGGCGTATTCAACTCGGGGCTGTTATCGAGGGCTCGCCCGTTGCCCGGGGCCACAAACAACAACGCAGCCGCACCGCACGACCTGCTGCGCCGTGTCGACGCCCTCATCGACGTGCTCGAGCAGCGTGCGGTGACACTGCCGCAGGCCGCGATTGCCTTCCCGCTCCACAATTCTGCCGTCGCGAGCGTGGTTCTCCGGATGCGCACGGCGGCGCAGGCGAACGAGAATTGCGATCTGCACGAGACGGCGATCGAGCCGTCACTGTGCGGAGAACGTCGCGGTGCGGGGCTACTGGGCTGGGGTCGCGCCCGTCGTTTCCCCACGGTCGAGCTCGTCCTCCGGCGCTTTGGCACGAGCGTGCTGCGAGTTCGAGTTGCTCTCGCCGCATTGCTCGCCGCAAACTAG
- a CDS encoding NYN domain-containing protein has translation MTEPNDARVGLYIDFDNIVISRYQQLHGRNAFQRDGIRDFDKSRADADPEIAARLAAATVDFNAIIDFALSFGALVVNRAYADWSVPVNANYQRQLMSRAVDLTQLFTATTRGTKNGADIRLAVDVVEDLFRLPDLTHVIIVAGDSDYIALAQKSKRLGRFVVGIGVAGSTSTSLAAACDEFEDYGSLPGIEKVAATSDAAATTTEKPKAGKKASEPADKQPKEAPTKVRKFTTNPMFSHTDDMQFDEPEPADDTDPQTVATDLLVRALQIGHAKGDADEWLNTGTVKNQMRRMDPSFNEKPLGYRSFTDFLASRSDLAELQEDGPQRLIRLRPDAAGRR, from the coding sequence ATGACCGAACCGAACGACGCACGCGTCGGTCTCTACATCGACTTCGACAACATCGTCATCTCGCGTTATCAGCAGCTGCACGGGCGCAACGCGTTCCAGCGCGACGGTATCCGTGACTTCGACAAGTCGAGGGCGGATGCCGACCCCGAGATCGCCGCGAGACTCGCCGCCGCCACGGTCGACTTCAACGCCATCATCGATTTCGCCTTGTCATTCGGCGCCCTGGTCGTCAACCGGGCATACGCCGACTGGTCAGTGCCCGTCAACGCGAATTACCAACGCCAGCTCATGTCCCGAGCGGTTGACCTAACTCAGCTCTTCACCGCAACGACGCGGGGAACGAAGAACGGCGCCGACATCCGGCTCGCCGTCGACGTCGTCGAAGACCTCTTCCGGCTGCCCGACCTCACCCACGTCATCATCGTCGCCGGCGACTCCGACTACATCGCTCTCGCCCAGAAGTCGAAGCGACTCGGTCGCTTCGTCGTCGGCATCGGAGTCGCCGGGTCGACGAGCACCTCCCTCGCGGCAGCCTGCGACGAATTCGAGGACTACGGCTCGCTCCCCGGGATCGAGAAGGTCGCTGCAACGTCGGACGCCGCCGCAACAACGACCGAGAAACCCAAAGCGGGCAAGAAGGCCTCGGAACCCGCTGATAAGCAGCCCAAAGAGGCGCCCACCAAGGTACGCAAGTTCACGACGAACCCGATGTTCTCGCACACCGACGACATGCAATTCGACGAGCCGGAACCGGCTGACGACACCGACCCGCAGACGGTTGCCACGGATCTCCTCGTGCGCGCCCTGCAGATCGGTCACGCGAAAGGCGATGCCGACGAGTGGCTCAATACGGGCACGGTCAAGAACCAGATGCGCAGGATGGACCCCTCCTTCAACGAGAAGCCCCTCGGCTATCGTTCGTTCACCGACTTTCTCGCCTCGCGCAGCGATCTGGCCGAGCTGCAAGAGGACGGCCCACAGCGGCTCATTCGACTGCGCCCCGATGCAGCCGGCCGCCGCTGA
- a CDS encoding GNAT family N-acetyltransferase translates to MTYALRTLDPLDLPQVLTLNNAAVPAVNALDADSLAELVASAAHSVVITTVDDAATVLGFVIGFAPFAEYASENYRWFEARSNDFLYVDRIVVAPNARSQGLGEVLYGSVFQAAREVQAAEVFCEVNTFPPNPRSLAFHARLGFTAIGEHSTKGDTVVVALLAASVS, encoded by the coding sequence ATGACGTATGCGCTTCGAACCCTCGATCCCCTCGACCTGCCCCAGGTGCTCACGCTCAACAATGCGGCGGTTCCTGCGGTCAATGCCCTGGACGCCGACTCGTTGGCGGAACTCGTGGCATCCGCGGCGCATTCGGTGGTCATCACGACCGTGGACGACGCGGCCACTGTGCTCGGTTTCGTGATCGGTTTTGCCCCGTTTGCCGAGTACGCGAGCGAGAACTACCGCTGGTTCGAAGCGCGGTCGAACGACTTCCTCTACGTGGATCGCATTGTTGTGGCGCCGAACGCCCGAAGCCAGGGCCTCGGCGAGGTGCTCTACGGCTCGGTCTTCCAGGCCGCTCGCGAGGTTCAGGCCGCCGAGGTGTTCTGCGAAGTCAACACGTTCCCGCCCAATCCGCGGTCGCTCGCCTTTCACGCCCGTCTTGGATTCACGGCCATCGGCGAGCATTCCACCAAGGGCGACACGGTCGTCGTCGCGCTGCTCGCGGCATCCGTTTCGTAG